Proteins encoded together in one Ipomoea triloba cultivar NCNSP0323 chromosome 4, ASM357664v1 window:
- the LOC116016112 gene encoding uncharacterized protein LOC116016112 has product MEEYRPSFRSSAGDFRLEVVSGRSFGGVNQMYGANRIRSPDLAPVPPRRSDVTATSMPWSFNDPEMKRRKRIAKYKVYTIEGRMKASIRNGLRWIKNKCSEIIHGY; this is encoded by the coding sequence ATGGAGGAATACAGGCCGAGTTTCCGGAGCAGCGCCGGCGACTTCAGACTGGAAGTCGTGAGCGGGAGGAGCTTCGGCGGCGTTAATCAGATGTACGGAGCGAATCGGATCCGTTCTCCGGATCTGGCGCCGGTTCCGCCACGGCGGAGTGACGTGACGGCGACATCGATGCCCTGGAGTTTCAACGATCCCGAGATGAAGAGACGGAAGCGGATAGCCAAGTACAAGGTGTACACGATTGAAGGCCGGATGAAGGCTTCTATCAGGAACGGGTTAAGGTGGATCAAAAACAAATGCTCCGAAATCATCCATGGCTACTAG